The window TGGGCGACTATCGTCCCGGGCTCAAAGCGTTGGCCGAGCTGGACGTCATGAGCCCGCTCAAGGATGCTGGCCTGACTAAGCAGGATATCCGCGATCTTTCCAAGCTGTACGGTCTGCCTACTTGGGACAAGCCTTCGTTCGCCTGTCTGCTGTCTCGCATGCCGGTGGATGAGTATGTGACCGACGAAGCGCTTCGCCGAACCGAAGAGGCCGAGGTGCTGCTCATGCATCAGGGCTTCAAGGCGGTGCGGGTGCGCAGTCACGGCGATATTGCGCGTATCGAAATCCCGCGTGATCAGTTACATGATTTTGTTGCCGCCAATGAAGTTGCCGGTATTCATGCCCGACTCAAGGATTTGGGATATCGACATGTAACCCTTGATTTGGGCGGCTATTCCATGGGGAGTCAGAACCCCGAGTCCGCGACTGCGGAAGGAGTGAACAATGCAGAATAACGAAGCGTTGAAAGCGCTGCTCGAAGATATACAATCCGGCAAGGTGAGTGTGGATCAGGGGGTAGAGTCCCTGCGCGACCTGCCATTTCAGGACATTGGCCATACGGTTATCGATAACCACCGCATGCTGCGCAACGGGTTCCCGGAAGTCATCTATGGTGAGGGGAAGACCAAGGAACAGTTGGTCGACATCTTCGGCTACATGCGTGAGCGAAACAACGTGCTCGCCACTCGCGTGGATGCAGAGAAGGCCGCTTTTGTCCTCGAACGATTCCCGGATGCCGAGTACAACGCCATGGGCCGGACCCTGACCTTTCTGAAGAACGAGATCGAGTTCAAGCCGGGCGAGATAGGCATCATCACTGCAGGCACTTCTGATATGGATGTGGCCGAGGAAGCCAAGGTTACTTGCGAGATGCTTGGCAGCCATGCCTCCATTATCTCTGATATCGGCGTGGCCGGAATTCACCGCCTGTTGGGGCGACTGGACAATATCCGCAAATATACGGTCCTCATCGTCATCGCAGGTATGGAAGGTGCGCTCTCCAGCGTGGTGGGCGGCCTTGTGGAACAGCCCATCATCGCGGTGCCCACTTCCGTCGGGTACGGTGCCAACTTCTCCGGCCTGTCAGCGCTGCTTGGTATGCTCACCTCCTGCGCCAGCGGCGTGACCGTGGTCAACATCGACAACGGCTTTGGCGCGGCCTGCGCAGCCTGCAAGATCAATAATCTTGTGCAGCGTTAGCAAGTGGGGGAGGTGCGTGTTGCCCCCTGCCTTTCTACAGCATCAGCTCCCATCGTTGTTCAACGCAGGGCTCGCCGCCCATGGTGCTGTCGATGGACTCGGCCAGTTCAAAGCCGATGGACTGGTATAGCTTGCGGGCGGGTTCCAGCGAATCGATAGTCCAGAGAAAGATGGAAGCATAGCGTTGCTCGCGGCAGAAGGTCGTGAGCGTTTCCGAGAGCTTGCGCCCAACGCCCAATCCTCTTGCCTGAGGTTCGACCAGTAGCCAGCGTAGCTGGGCCTGATTGTCTTCCTGCTCGACCACGGCGATGCACCCCAGTCGGTTGCCGTCCTGCTCCGCAATCCAGAGCTTGCTGCGGCCGGAATCCCTTTGGACGAATTCCGCCAATCCCAACAGGACATATTTCTCGAAATCCTTATCGAATCCGTGGGTTGCTCCGTAGAGGTCGCAATGCCGTTGAATGACCCATCCCATGTCGCCGGGCCGGGATTCGCGTACCGAGACTTCCGGGCGGGGATGCGCGTTGCCGGACAGTGCGGCTGTGATGTCCTGCATGGCAGAAACAAGCCGCTCTCTTGCTGCGGGTTCCAGCGGCTGGATCAGGTCTGCCATCTGTTGCTCGGACATGGCATTCAACTTCCGGGCCAGCCGTTCTCCCTCGGCGGTCAACGTCAGGGGAATCCCTCTGCGTCCGGCATGTTTTTCTTCCTTGTGGATCAGGTCCTGCTTTACCAGCTTGGAAATAACACGGCTGAGTTGTCCCCGGTCCATATCCAGCAGGCGGGTGATGTCCGCCGAAGAGATTCCGGGGTGTTGCCATACCTCGTAAAGGATGCGCGCTTCTATCAAGGTCTGTTCGCTTCCCATGAGTTTGGGTTGGAACAGGCCCAGCACTCGCGTGTAGAATCTATTGAATTGTCTTATGGCGGCTGTCTCTCTCATGGGGTGAGAGATATGAATTTATATTGACAATGTCAACATAAATACCCCGACTGTGTTGAGAGAAGGTGTAATGAGCATCAAATGGGGGGGACAAGTCCCCCCATTTGAATCTACTGCGCCTGTATCTGCATGAAGCCGTCTACAACGGCCTGCATGTCTGTATTTTCAAAATACTCAGATACTTCGGCGAGCTTTTCGGGGATATTGATCTTCCGCGGGCAGTGCCTGAGGCACTCGCCGCAGTTGTTGCATTGAGAGGCGTACGCGGATTTGCCTGCGAACTCGTTGCTCAGGGTGAGGGCGTACCAGGAGCGGGTGACGTCCTCTTTTTCGGTGAACATGCGGGCACTGTTGTACTGCTCGAAGCACCACGGAATACGCACGGCAGCCGGGCAGGGCATGCAGAAGGAGCAGCCGTCGCAGCCCACCTGCATGAGTTCGCTGTACTTGGTCGCCACGCGATCGATGATGCCCAGTTCTTTTTGCGTCAGGGAGTAGGTCCGGCCCTGATTGGCCACGGCGAGGTTCTCCTCGATGTGCGCCTCTTCGCTCATGTCGGAAAGCACTACGGTGATCTTGGGATCATTCCAGAGCCAGCGCAAAGCCCATTCGGCAGGAGTGCGCTTGACCGAAGCGGTGTCCCAGAGTTCCTGCACCGGAGCCGGAGCTTCGGGCTTGCCCAGATCGCCGCGGCGGAGCGGTTCCATGACCATGACGGCCAGATCCTTGGAGGCGGCGTACTTCACACCGGCGGTGCCGGCCTGATTCTCCTGATTCAGGAGGTTGTAGCGAATCTGGCAGAAGGTCCACGGAAAGGCGTCGACGATCTTCTTGAAGTCCTCGGTCACGCCGTGGAAGGAGAATCCCGCGTTGCGGATTCGGCCGTCGGCAAGGGCCTGATTCAGGAACTCGGTGATACCGAGCCCTTCCAGACGCTGCCATGAGTTCCATTCAATGGCGTGGACGAGGTAGTAGTCGATGCAGTCCACACCGAGGCGCTCAAGCTGGTCGTTAAGCAGGGTGTCCATATCCTCGCGGGTCTTTACCAGCCACTGGGGCAGCTTGTCCGCGATGTTGACCTTTTCCCGGTATCCGTCGTGCAGGGCTTTGGCCACCGCGGCCTCGCTCTGGCCGTCGTGGTAGGGCCATGCCGTGTCAACGTAGTTGACGCCGTTGTCGATGGCGTGACGCATCTGGGCAATGGCGCGGTCTTCGTCGATGGAGCCGTCCTCACAGGTGGGGAGGCACATGGCACCGAAACCGAGGATGGAGAGTTCTTCACCAGTTTTGGGAACTTTTCGGTAAAGCATTTCTTTGCGGGTCCTTTGTGGGTGAGGCGTCGGTCTTGCCGCTGTTGCGGACAGCGGAAGAGGAAATATCTGTTACGCGCCTTCCCTTTGTCCTGACAGGCTCGCGAACGCCAGAATGACGCCGAGCACACCGCCGAGAAAGGCGGCGAACAGGATGCGCGCGTCTGGCGGCAGCATGAAAGTAATGGTCTGGGCCGGAATCCAGAAGTAGGGCACGGTCTTCTTCAGCACCAGCCCCCACATGATGTTCCAGTCGATGCCGTCCAGACGAGCCCGGAAGTGCACCGGGAGGAACAGGGCGGCCACACGGCCCTTATGATATTGAATATGGTCGTCGTATATTTTGTGCAGGACCATGAGCACGGGTGCGAACACCGTGTTGAGCATGATGCTGGTGATAAAGGCGATGAACAGTTGCTCGAAGAAGCCGGGATCTGAGCTCAATTGGTAACCGAGGGAGGGCAGCACCATGGGTGAGCCTGTGGCGAATACCGTGAAGCTGGCCTTGATGAAGAGACCGAGGAACCCCCACATGACGGCCTTGGCGATCAGCCCGAAGCCGGGACGCCAGTATTTCCCTGTCACGATCCGCAGGGCGACACATTCCCCAAAGGTGGCGAGCACGGCGAATTTGGCAAAGCTCATGAGGTAGCCGTGAGCCTGAGTGTAGGCCTTGAAGGTCTCCAGCGGATGGGGAATGGTGATCATGGCTGTCACGCCCAGCAGGGCAATGATGGTCAGCACGATGTAGTCAATGCGTTTCATGGTTCCGGTCTCTCTCCAAATGGAGCGTTGTGCCCGTATTTCAACCCGGGCGGTTTTTCATGTCCCAAATTGATCGATCAATCAAGTCTTTTTTACATGTAATAAACGACTTTGATTGGGCGATTGTATTGTCTCTGCTTTATGTTGACGGATTGCCTTACTCTTTTTCCGTTGGTTTTACCTCATGCAAATGTCGGGTTTTCCCGGTTGGGAGAACCCTGCTTGCATAATAACAGTAAATATGGGGCTGGTGGAATTATAGCGCGAAAGTCGTGTTGTTGGTCGATATCCCAAGCTGATCGCCGACGAATCCGGCAAAGGCGGAGACGATGTCCGACCGCTTTCCCGGGCGGAAGCGGATATCTATGAATACGGAGTCGAGGGCAGGGAGATTGTCCGCCGGATTGGCGTGGCGGCATCCCTCGGCCTGGGTGTCTGCCGTGACCGGGGCAATGGCAAGGCCCCCCTGCACCGCGGCAAGGACTCCGGCCAGACTTGGGCTGCCGTAGGCGATGCGATAGGCTCTGTTGTCTGCGTCGAGAGCGCGTAGGGCGCTGTCGCGATAACAGCAGACCGGGTGGAACAGGGCCAGCGGCAACACGGCAAGGTCGGCCGGAACCATTCGTTCGGGTACAATCCAGACCAACTCAAGCGGTGCGGAATAGGTGGTGGGAACTGAGTCGGTGGTGATGACCAGATCCAGCTGATCATCGTTCAGCATGTCAGCCATACGGGGCGTTTCCCCGCAATAAACATCCACCTGCACTCGTGGGTGGGTGATAGCGAACTCCTTGAGCACTCCCGGCAGATGCTGGGTTGCGTAGTCGTCGGGTACGCCCAAGCGAATGGTGCCATCGAGCTTTGGCGTGGCGATGGCCGCGAGGGCCTCGTCGTGAAGGGCGAGTATCTTGGCGGCATAGCGGTAGAGAATCTCACCTTCCGCCGTCAGCGTGACGCCGCGTCCCTCCCGGTTGAAGAGGGCACAGTCCAACTCGGATTCCATCTTTTTCATCTGCATGCTCACCGCTGCCTGTGTGCGGTGAACCAGTGTTGCGGCCTTGGTAAAGCTGCCCGTGTCTGCTGCCACCAGAAAGGAGCGCAGCTGGTCCGGGGTGATCTGGCCCATGGTGTTCATATCAAGCATGCTT of the Pseudodesulfovibrio sp. zrk46 genome contains:
- the larE gene encoding ATP-dependent sacrificial sulfur transferase LarE; this translates as MLNKKYEKLLGILRETGGVAVAFSGGVDSAFLLYAAQQALGDKVLAVTVTTPYIPQWEIKEAREMAAESGVEHVVIDLPFPVEIRTNPADHCYTCKKLLFTQLWEAARERGYKYLLDGTNVDDLGDYRPGLKALAELDVMSPLKDAGLTKQDIRDLSKLYGLPTWDKPSFACLLSRMPVDEYVTDEALRRTEEAEVLLMHQGFKAVRVRSHGDIARIEIPRDQLHDFVAANEVAGIHARLKDLGYRHVTLDLGGYSMGSQNPESATAEGVNNAE
- the larB gene encoding nickel pincer cofactor biosynthesis protein LarB, with amino-acid sequence MQNNEALKALLEDIQSGKVSVDQGVESLRDLPFQDIGHTVIDNHRMLRNGFPEVIYGEGKTKEQLVDIFGYMRERNNVLATRVDAEKAAFVLERFPDAEYNAMGRTLTFLKNEIEFKPGEIGIITAGTSDMDVAEEAKVTCEMLGSHASIISDIGVAGIHRLLGRLDNIRKYTVLIVIAGMEGALSSVVGGLVEQPIIAVPTSVGYGANFSGLSALLGMLTSCASGVTVVNIDNGFGAACAACKINNLVQR
- a CDS encoding aldo/keto reductase, which codes for MLYRKVPKTGEELSILGFGAMCLPTCEDGSIDEDRAIAQMRHAIDNGVNYVDTAWPYHDGQSEAAVAKALHDGYREKVNIADKLPQWLVKTREDMDTLLNDQLERLGVDCIDYYLVHAIEWNSWQRLEGLGITEFLNQALADGRIRNAGFSFHGVTEDFKKIVDAFPWTFCQIRYNLLNQENQAGTAGVKYAASKDLAVMVMEPLRRGDLGKPEAPAPVQELWDTASVKRTPAEWALRWLWNDPKITVVLSDMSEEAHIEENLAVANQGRTYSLTQKELGIIDRVATKYSELMQVGCDGCSFCMPCPAAVRIPWCFEQYNSARMFTEKEDVTRSWYALTLSNEFAGKSAYASQCNNCGECLRHCPRKINIPEKLAEVSEYFENTDMQAVVDGFMQIQAQ
- a CDS encoding helix-turn-helix domain-containing GNAT family N-acetyltransferase, with the translated sequence MRETAAIRQFNRFYTRVLGLFQPKLMGSEQTLIEARILYEVWQHPGISSADITRLLDMDRGQLSRVISKLVKQDLIHKEEKHAGRRGIPLTLTAEGERLARKLNAMSEQQMADLIQPLEPAARERLVSAMQDITAALSGNAHPRPEVSVRESRPGDMGWVIQRHCDLYGATHGFDKDFEKYVLLGLAEFVQRDSGRSKLWIAEQDGNRLGCIAVVEQEDNQAQLRWLLVEPQARGLGVGRKLSETLTTFCREQRYASIFLWTIDSLEPARKLYQSIGFELAESIDSTMGGEPCVEQRWELML
- a CDS encoding LysR family transcriptional regulator; protein product: MLDMNTMGQITPDQLRSFLVAADTGSFTKAATLVHRTQAAVSMQMKKMESELDCALFNREGRGVTLTAEGEILYRYAAKILALHDEALAAIATPKLDGTIRLGVPDDYATQHLPGVLKEFAITHPRVQVDVYCGETPRMADMLNDDQLDLVITTDSVPTTYSAPLELVWIVPERMVPADLAVLPLALFHPVCCYRDSALRALDADNRAYRIAYGSPSLAGVLAAVQGGLAIAPVTADTQAEGCRHANPADNLPALDSVFIDIRFRPGKRSDIVSAFAGFVGDQLGISTNNTTFAL